Proteins encoded in a region of the Paenibacillus pedocola genome:
- a CDS encoding carbohydrate ABC transporter permease has protein sequence MFLVPALVIFIMFMWVPIFKGFLYSFYTVDFVKGNTFVGFGNYATALTDPDVLIAVKNTLYYMLLCLVVGFWVPIAFAIAISELRRFGGFVRVAAYLPYVMPAVVLYGLWRWLYDPVGPINALLGTLGADQIPFLTDSRWSMLSLVFMETWQQFGSGMLIYLAAVLSIPRDWYEAAEIDGAGVWARIRHITLPSLRNLIVLMLILQIIATSQGYQSQLALLDGGPNKTTLTYALLIVKYAFTRLDYGTATALGMLMFIVLGGLGILQFKLGKEDN, from the coding sequence ATGTTTCTCGTGCCCGCCCTTGTCATCTTCATTATGTTTATGTGGGTGCCGATTTTCAAAGGCTTTCTGTACAGCTTTTATACTGTGGATTTTGTTAAAGGAAATACCTTTGTAGGCTTCGGCAATTATGCTACAGCGCTCACGGACCCCGATGTCCTGATCGCAGTCAAAAATACACTGTATTACATGCTGCTCTGTCTTGTCGTCGGCTTCTGGGTGCCGATTGCCTTCGCTATTGCGATCTCAGAACTCCGGAGGTTCGGAGGGTTTGTGCGGGTAGCAGCTTATCTTCCCTATGTAATGCCTGCGGTGGTTCTGTATGGGCTGTGGAGATGGCTCTATGATCCGGTCGGACCGATTAATGCCTTGCTGGGTACGCTTGGGGCGGACCAGATCCCCTTTTTGACGGACAGCAGGTGGTCTATGCTCTCGCTTGTGTTTATGGAAACGTGGCAGCAGTTTGGCTCGGGGATGCTGATCTATCTGGCCGCTGTGCTCAGTATTCCGCGTGACTGGTACGAAGCGGCCGAGATTGACGGAGCCGGTGTCTGGGCGCGTATCCGCCATATTACACTGCCATCCCTGCGCAATCTGATTGTCCTGATGCTGATTCTGCAAATAATCGCGACCTCTCAAGGATACCAGTCACAGCTGGCGCTGCTGGACGGCGGGCCGAATAAGACCACGCTTACCTATGCACTCCTGATCGTGAAGTATGCGTTCACCCGGCTTGATTATGGAACGGCAACGGCGTTAGGCATGCTGATGTTCATCGTCCTGGGCGGTTTGGGCATTTTACAGTTCAAGCTGGGGAAGGAGGATAATTAG
- the adhE gene encoding bifunctional acetaldehyde-CoA/alcohol dehydrogenase, with translation MAVKNEVAAQVKQTTAEEYIQTLVDKAKKALDAFMELDQEQVNTIVHAMALAGLDKHMYLAKLAVEETGRGVYEDKITKNIFSTEYIWHGIKYDKTVGVIEDNTYDNFQKIAEPVGIVMGITPVTNPTSTTMFKALIAAKTRNPIIFGFHPSAQECSAAAAKILHDAGVKAGAPENFIQWIELPTMDKTNALMNNPDVALILATGGSAMVKAAYSCGKPALGVGPGNVPAFIEKSANIDQAVTDIILSKTFDNGMICASEQAVIIEEAIFDQVKKKMIANGCYFVNKDEAAKLTNGAMNVEKCAVNPAIVGQSAVKIAEMCGIQVPAGTKILVAEIEGVGTKYPLSAEKLSPVLACYKVKNADQGIERAAEIVEFGGMGHSSAIHSNNEEVIMKFSNRLQTGRILVNSPSTHGAIGDIYNTNIPSLTLGCGSYGRNSVSQNVTAINLINVKRVNRRTVNMQWFKVPDKIYFEKGSTQYLTKMPNISRVAIITDPMMVKLGYVERVEHYLRQRQTPVAIEVFSEVEPDPSTTTVEKGTAMMNRFQPDCIIALGGGSPMDAAKGMWLFYEHPDADFDGLKQKFMDIRKRVYKFPELGNKAKFVAIPTTSGTGSEVTPFAVITDKTTGNNTKYPLADYELTPDVAIVDPEFVYSLPRTAVADTGMDVLTHAIEAYVSVMASDYSDGLAIKAIQLVFQYLEKSALTGDKLAREKMHNASTLAGMAFANAFLGINHSLAHKWGGQYHTAHGRTNAILMPHVIRYNAKKPTKFASFPKYSHFVADERYAEIARILGLPARTTEEGVTSLINAIRDLNKKLGIEESFSALGFDPKDFESRVDYLADRAFEDQCTTANPKLPLVTELADVYRNAFYGRFDV, from the coding sequence ATGGCAGTTAAAAACGAAGTCGCCGCCCAAGTGAAACAAACCACCGCTGAAGAGTATATTCAGACTTTGGTGGATAAAGCAAAGAAAGCCCTGGATGCGTTCATGGAGCTAGATCAAGAGCAGGTTAACACAATCGTTCATGCAATGGCGTTGGCAGGTCTCGACAAACATATGTACCTGGCGAAATTGGCCGTCGAAGAAACAGGACGCGGAGTATACGAAGACAAAATTACGAAGAATATCTTCTCAACTGAATATATCTGGCACGGAATTAAGTACGACAAGACAGTAGGCGTTATTGAAGATAACACTTATGACAACTTCCAGAAGATTGCTGAACCAGTCGGAATTGTAATGGGTATCACACCGGTAACCAACCCAACATCCACCACGATGTTTAAAGCATTGATCGCCGCTAAGACACGTAATCCTATTATATTCGGTTTCCATCCATCTGCGCAAGAGTGTAGTGCGGCAGCAGCCAAAATTCTTCATGATGCAGGCGTAAAAGCTGGTGCACCTGAGAACTTCATCCAATGGATTGAACTTCCTACTATGGACAAAACAAACGCACTGATGAACAATCCAGACGTTGCACTGATCCTCGCAACCGGCGGATCGGCAATGGTTAAAGCAGCTTATAGCTGCGGCAAACCGGCACTCGGCGTAGGTCCTGGTAACGTTCCTGCCTTCATCGAGAAGAGTGCTAACATCGATCAAGCAGTAACAGACATCATCCTTTCCAAAACCTTTGACAATGGTATGATCTGTGCTTCCGAGCAAGCCGTTATTATTGAAGAAGCAATCTTTGACCAAGTGAAGAAGAAAATGATCGCGAATGGCTGCTACTTCGTTAACAAAGATGAAGCTGCTAAGCTGACAAACGGCGCAATGAACGTAGAAAAATGCGCAGTTAACCCAGCAATCGTAGGTCAATCGGCAGTGAAAATCGCTGAAATGTGCGGTATTCAGGTTCCAGCCGGCACTAAGATTCTGGTAGCTGAAATCGAAGGCGTAGGCACTAAATATCCGCTGTCCGCTGAAAAACTCAGCCCGGTTCTGGCTTGCTACAAAGTTAAAAATGCAGACCAAGGTATCGAACGCGCTGCAGAAATCGTTGAATTTGGTGGCATGGGCCACAGCTCGGCTATCCACTCCAACAACGAAGAAGTTATCATGAAGTTCTCGAACCGCCTGCAAACAGGACGTATTCTTGTGAACTCGCCTTCGACACATGGCGCCATCGGCGACATTTACAATACGAATATCCCTTCGCTTACCCTGGGCTGCGGATCTTATGGACGCAACTCGGTATCGCAGAACGTTACTGCAATCAATCTGATCAACGTGAAAAGGGTGAACCGTCGTACCGTGAATATGCAATGGTTTAAAGTACCTGACAAAATTTACTTCGAAAAAGGATCCACACAGTACCTGACTAAAATGCCTAACATCAGCCGTGTAGCAATCATCACGGACCCAATGATGGTTAAACTGGGTTATGTTGAGAGAGTAGAACACTATCTGCGTCAGCGCCAAACACCTGTAGCTATCGAAGTGTTCTCGGAAGTTGAACCGGATCCATCGACTACTACAGTTGAAAAAGGTACTGCTATGATGAACAGATTCCAACCGGACTGCATCATCGCACTCGGCGGCGGTTCCCCAATGGATGCTGCAAAAGGAATGTGGTTGTTCTATGAACACCCGGATGCTGACTTTGACGGATTGAAACAGAAATTCATGGATATCCGCAAACGCGTCTACAAATTCCCTGAGCTGGGCAACAAAGCGAAATTCGTTGCAATCCCAACTACATCGGGTACAGGTTCGGAAGTAACTCCATTCGCAGTTATTACTGACAAGACAACTGGCAACAATACTAAATACCCATTGGCTGATTATGAGCTGACTCCAGATGTTGCGATCGTTGATCCAGAGTTTGTATACAGCTTGCCTAGAACTGCTGTTGCTGATACCGGTATGGACGTATTGACACATGCAATTGAAGCTTATGTATCTGTAATGGCTAGTGACTATTCCGATGGTCTGGCAATCAAAGCAATTCAATTGGTATTCCAGTACCTGGAAAAATCGGCTCTGACTGGCGACAAACTGGCTCGTGAAAAAATGCATAACGCATCGACACTCGCTGGTATGGCTTTTGCTAACGCGTTCCTGGGCATTAACCACAGCTTGGCGCACAAATGGGGCGGTCAATACCACACAGCGCATGGTCGTACCAATGCCATCCTGATGCCGCACGTTATCCGTTACAATGCTAAAAAACCTACGAAGTTCGCTTCGTTCCCTAAATATTCCCACTTCGTAGCTGACGAGCGTTATGCCGAAATCGCCCGCATTCTGGGATTGCCGGCCCGCACTACTGAAGAAGGCGTAACTAGCCTGATCAATGCAATCCGCGATCTGAACAAAAAACTCGGTATCGAAGAGTCGTTCTCGGCGCTTGGCTTCGATCCTAAGGATTTCGAATCGCGTGTAGATTACCTGGCTGACCGTGCATTTGAAGACCAATGTACTACTGCCAACCCTAAACTGCCGCTGGTAACTGAGCTGGCTGATGTATACCGCAACGCATTTTACGGAAGATTCGACGTATAA
- a CDS encoding carbohydrate ABC transporter permease, whose amino-acid sequence MKSAERGILSEHDLKKTSNKVVYGLMVFLIAIMVFTMMYPILMTMFNGLKSNQEVNSFPPHFFPQEWHFSNLRDAVNYIDLLMFLKNTLYIFVGNMVVTLVVLGMASFSISRMNVPYRKAFYFFFLMTLFIPATSYMIPNFVNLKELGLLNQYAAFWLPAGANTFFFLLLKNFFDGIHQEIFEAARIDGASEPRSFFSIAVPLSVPIFATLAIFIFSTAWNDWFWPSLVMHTEDKYTLATAIYKYVINVKALNTNIKFAILFLVSLPPILVFLIFQKFIMRGVTLSAVKG is encoded by the coding sequence ATGAAGAGCGCAGAGAGAGGAATTTTGTCCGAACATGATCTTAAAAAGACAAGCAATAAAGTTGTCTACGGCCTTATGGTATTCCTTATTGCCATAATGGTTTTTACCATGATGTATCCAATCCTGATGACCATGTTCAACGGCCTGAAATCCAACCAGGAGGTTAACTCCTTTCCGCCGCATTTTTTCCCGCAGGAGTGGCATTTCAGCAATCTGAGGGATGCGGTGAATTACATTGATCTGCTGATGTTCCTGAAGAATACCCTATATATATTTGTCGGGAATATGGTAGTGACACTGGTAGTGCTCGGCATGGCTTCGTTCAGTATTTCCCGGATGAATGTACCGTACCGGAAAGCTTTCTATTTCTTTTTCCTGATGACACTGTTTATCCCGGCAACCAGCTATATGATTCCGAACTTTGTCAACCTGAAGGAGCTGGGCCTGCTCAACCAGTATGCGGCATTCTGGCTGCCGGCAGGAGCGAACACGTTCTTTTTTCTGCTGCTGAAGAACTTTTTTGACGGAATTCACCAGGAAATCTTTGAAGCTGCGCGGATTGACGGAGCCTCGGAGCCGAGAAGCTTTTTCTCTATCGCTGTTCCGCTGTCCGTGCCGATTTTCGCCACGCTGGCCATTTTTATTTTCTCCACAGCCTGGAATGACTGGTTCTGGCCGTCACTGGTCATGCACACCGAGGATAAATATACGCTCGCGACTGCGATCTATAAGTATGTTATCAACGTCAAGGCGCTGAATACGAACATTAAGTTTGCAATTCTCTTCCTGGTGTCTCTGCCGCCGATTCTCGTGTTCCTGATCTTCCAGAAATTCATTATGCGCGGAGTGACATTGTCGGCTGTGAAAGGGTAG
- a CDS encoding response regulator — protein sequence MFNILVVDDEPLICKGLSNLLASSGLDIDHIYTANSGFEALDCIRMEEVDLLVTDIQMGAMSGIELMQHAKLAKPWVQTIVISAHETFQYAQMAVRLGAKDYLIKPLNSEQFLDSVRNVLLKMDRPSPELATFMAGLGESFKLEEPLPEYSKVLNALLSDPAAVLNEEEEMAKLDELRLQGPYFSVLKIKLPLPDESMGGKNYSSRDRGLLRYGALNIAKELLDQEWSSTAFYSPAEEITVIIQWDEKSYEEAGTGQVGRLDTLGRSLHFNIHKFLHLNAVIGISQILKGLSFMEVLNRQASKAILWNKEHIDHYVFYYGDFNWNNYAADPSPEELHTRSNLIVQKAKEYIDENYAQKGLTIHEVAKKNHVSPNYLSYLFKKNTGHNLWEYVIKLRMEDSREMILNTDLRRYEIAERVGYESPEHFSKIFKKYYGISPSELKK from the coding sequence ATGTTCAATATTCTGGTTGTGGACGATGAACCGCTAATTTGCAAGGGGCTCAGCAATCTGCTTGCTTCTTCCGGACTGGATATCGACCATATTTATACCGCGAACAGCGGTTTTGAAGCGCTTGACTGTATCCGGATGGAGGAGGTCGACTTACTGGTGACCGATATCCAGATGGGGGCGATGAGCGGTATTGAGCTGATGCAGCATGCCAAGCTGGCGAAGCCCTGGGTGCAGACAATCGTAATCTCGGCGCATGAAACCTTTCAATATGCCCAAATGGCGGTAAGGCTGGGGGCGAAGGATTATTTAATCAAGCCGCTCAACAGTGAGCAGTTTCTTGATTCTGTACGGAATGTCCTGCTCAAAATGGACCGGCCATCGCCGGAACTGGCCACCTTCATGGCCGGCCTTGGCGAGAGCTTCAAGCTGGAGGAGCCGCTGCCGGAATACAGTAAGGTGCTGAATGCGCTGCTGTCAGACCCGGCTGCTGTTCTAAACGAAGAGGAAGAAATGGCGAAGCTGGATGAACTGAGGCTGCAGGGTCCTTATTTCTCCGTACTCAAGATTAAGCTTCCGCTGCCTGATGAAAGTATGGGGGGCAAGAACTATAGCTCCCGTGACAGAGGCCTGCTGCGTTATGGGGCGCTCAATATTGCCAAAGAACTGCTGGATCAGGAATGGAGCTCTACTGCGTTTTACTCCCCGGCTGAAGAAATCACAGTCATTATTCAATGGGACGAGAAGAGCTACGAAGAAGCGGGAACGGGCCAGGTAGGCAGGCTTGATACGCTTGGCAGAAGTCTGCATTTTAACATTCATAAATTTTTGCATCTGAATGCAGTCATTGGAATCAGCCAGATCCTTAAGGGGCTGTCATTCATGGAGGTGCTGAACCGGCAGGCATCCAAGGCCATTCTCTGGAACAAGGAGCATATCGACCATTATGTGTTCTATTACGGCGATTTCAACTGGAACAATTATGCCGCCGATCCTTCGCCCGAGGAGCTGCATACGCGCAGCAACCTGATCGTGCAGAAGGCCAAGGAGTATATCGATGAGAATTACGCCCAGAAGGGATTAACCATCCATGAGGTTGCCAAAAAAAATCATGTCAGCCCCAACTACCTCAGCTACCTGTTCAAAAAAAATACAGGCCACAACCTGTGGGAATATGTGATCAAGCTGCGGATGGAGGACAGCCGGGAGATGATTCTGAATACCGATCTGCGCCGGTATGAGATTGCCGAGCGGGTCGGGTATGAATCGCCGGAGCATTTCAGCAAGATTTTCAAAAAATACTATGGCATCAGCCCGAGTGAACTGAAGAAGTAA
- a CDS encoding ABC transporter substrate-binding protein: MRKFSSVLACLLVAGSLLSACGGNNNNNGNAQGNTGEEASPAPATANTDNSTAATNAPADDITQRKVTIKIHYPTPDLTEMRAQEDDRIKRFQAEYPNVEIIKDDWQYNVSEIGVKMAANEAPTFFNTYATEAKFLVEKGWAADITELWNKYEYKDQINPVLQNQFIIDGKVYGVTQKGYVTTTMINKKMLDDKGVAVPAMDWTWEDMLNTAKGVADPKKGISGIAPMGKGNEAGWNWTNFLFEAGGEIQNVEGGKVVATFNSEAGVKALDFYKKLRWEANAIPQDWALGWGDAVGAFQQGRTAMVMAGSDGVIEQALNQGGLKPEDVLTYPMPAAEKGGKHTGVLGGDYLVINPNASKDEQEMAFRYITFDYFSDKGLEALDAILQQRKADGKYFIPPLLDYYAADSDFGKKTKAVYDKYSDIVYQYNPDIMALLDGKPEAQYNTQDYYATMSNVIQELFSKKGTDSKAQLDAAAKTVQEKFFDTIKVE; the protein is encoded by the coding sequence ATGCGTAAATTTTCCAGCGTATTAGCATGTCTCCTTGTGGCCGGTTCGTTGTTATCCGCTTGCGGCGGCAACAATAACAACAACGGAAATGCCCAGGGAAATACAGGGGAGGAAGCTTCTCCGGCACCTGCCACAGCAAATACGGATAACAGCACTGCTGCAACAAATGCACCTGCCGATGATATCACCCAGCGAAAAGTAACGATCAAAATCCACTATCCGACACCTGACCTGACAGAGATGCGGGCTCAGGAGGACGACCGGATCAAACGCTTTCAGGCGGAATATCCGAACGTAGAGATTATCAAGGATGACTGGCAGTACAATGTCAGTGAAATCGGAGTGAAAATGGCCGCCAATGAAGCGCCAACCTTCTTTAACACCTATGCTACAGAAGCCAAATTCCTGGTGGAAAAGGGCTGGGCTGCCGATATTACGGAGCTGTGGAACAAATATGAGTACAAGGATCAAATCAATCCGGTGCTGCAAAATCAGTTCATCATTGACGGTAAGGTCTACGGTGTAACCCAAAAAGGGTATGTAACCACAACAATGATTAATAAGAAGATGCTGGATGACAAAGGCGTAGCCGTTCCGGCGATGGACTGGACCTGGGAGGATATGCTGAACACCGCCAAAGGGGTAGCTGATCCCAAAAAAGGGATTTCCGGAATCGCCCCAATGGGGAAAGGCAATGAAGCTGGCTGGAACTGGACCAACTTCCTGTTCGAAGCGGGCGGAGAGATCCAGAATGTGGAGGGCGGCAAGGTCGTTGCTACCTTTAATTCCGAAGCAGGGGTAAAAGCACTGGATTTCTACAAGAAGCTGAGATGGGAAGCGAACGCTATTCCGCAGGACTGGGCACTTGGCTGGGGTGATGCAGTTGGGGCGTTCCAGCAGGGACGTACGGCGATGGTGATGGCTGGCTCCGACGGCGTCATTGAACAGGCACTGAATCAGGGCGGACTCAAACCCGAGGATGTGCTCACCTATCCAATGCCAGCAGCTGAAAAAGGCGGCAAGCATACCGGAGTGCTCGGCGGCGATTACCTCGTAATCAATCCGAACGCTTCTAAAGACGAGCAGGAAATGGCCTTCCGCTATATTACATTTGATTATTTCTCTGATAAAGGCCTGGAAGCGCTCGATGCGATTCTGCAGCAGCGCAAAGCGGACGGCAAGTATTTTATCCCGCCGCTTCTGGACTATTATGCTGCTGACTCTGACTTCGGCAAGAAAACAAAAGCCGTATACGACAAGTATTCCGACATTGTGTATCAATACAACCCTGACATTATGGCTCTACTGGATGGTAAGCCTGAAGCACAGTACAACACTCAGGATTATTACGCAACGATGTCCAATGTGATCCAGGAGCTGTTCTCCAAAAAAGGCACAGACTCCAAAGCGCAGCTGGATGCCGCCGCCAAAACGGTGCAGGAGAAATTCTTCGATACTATTAAAGTAGAGTAG
- the pflB gene encoding formate C-acetyltransferase: MSVIEKDVQEVKSGWRSFAKGKWSKKVNVNDFIEKNINPYVGKEDFLAGPTHNTTELWKIVSEMTKQEIANGGVLDVDVNTVSTIVSHQPGYIDKDKEQIVGVQTDAPFKRSIQPFGGIKMMIDATKAYGFELPQNIVEMFTNIRKTHNQGVFDAYTSEMRAVRKAGIITGLPDAYGRGRIIGDYRRVALYGIDFLIKEKKQDLTNLEVDSLTDDIIRLREEISEQIRALSELKQMAQMHGMDISKPANNAKEAFQWVYFGYLAAIKEQNGAAMSLGRVSSFLDIYVERDIAEGTLTEEQAQELVDHFIMKLRIVKFLRTPDYNELFSGDPTWVTESIGGMSVDGTTRVTKNSFRFLHTLYNLGPAPEPNLTVLWSEKLPEGFKKYCAKVSIETSSIQYENDDLMRPIYGDDYGIACCVSAMRIGKQMQFFGARANLAKALLYAINGGVDEKSGAQVGPEYPRITSEYLEYDEVMKRFKPMMEWLAKTYMNTLNVIHYMHDKYSYERIEMALHDRDILRTMACGIAGLSVTADSLSAIKHAKVKVIRNEQGIAVDFETEGEFPCYGNNDDAVDSIAVELVESFMTMIRKHHAYRDALPTQSVLTITSNVVYGKKTGTTPDGRKKGEPFAPGANPMHGRDKKGALASLSSVAKLPYEDSLDGISNTFSIVPKALGKEEEGRKSNLVSMLDGYFGSKGHHLNVNVFAREQLMDAMEHPENYPQLTIRVSGYAVNFIKLTREQQLDVINRTFHGAM; encoded by the coding sequence ATGTCGGTGATTGAAAAAGATGTACAAGAAGTAAAGTCCGGTTGGAGAAGTTTTGCAAAAGGTAAATGGTCCAAGAAAGTAAACGTAAATGATTTTATCGAGAAGAACATCAATCCTTATGTAGGTAAGGAAGATTTCCTCGCAGGTCCTACACATAACACAACAGAACTTTGGAAAATTGTTTCTGAAATGACCAAGCAAGAAATTGCTAACGGCGGCGTGCTTGATGTAGACGTTAATACTGTATCTACAATCGTATCCCACCAGCCTGGTTACATCGACAAGGACAAAGAACAAATTGTCGGTGTTCAGACAGATGCTCCTTTCAAACGTTCTATTCAACCTTTTGGCGGAATCAAGATGATGATCGATGCTACCAAAGCATACGGCTTCGAACTTCCGCAAAACATTGTTGAAATGTTCACGAACATCCGCAAAACGCATAACCAAGGCGTATTTGATGCATATACATCCGAAATGAGAGCCGTACGTAAAGCCGGTATCATCACAGGTCTTCCTGATGCTTATGGCCGTGGCCGTATTATCGGTGACTACCGCCGCGTAGCACTTTACGGTATTGACTTCCTGATCAAAGAAAAGAAGCAAGATCTTACAAACCTTGAAGTGGATTCCCTGACAGATGACATTATCCGTCTTCGTGAAGAAATTTCCGAACAAATTCGTGCCCTTAGCGAATTGAAACAAATGGCACAAATGCACGGCATGGATATCAGCAAGCCTGCAAACAACGCTAAAGAAGCTTTCCAATGGGTATACTTCGGTTACCTGGCTGCAATCAAAGAACAAAACGGTGCTGCAATGTCCCTTGGACGTGTATCTTCCTTCCTTGATATCTATGTAGAACGCGATATTGCTGAAGGTACATTGACTGAAGAACAAGCACAAGAACTGGTTGACCATTTCATCATGAAATTGCGTATCGTGAAATTCCTGCGTACGCCTGACTATAACGAACTGTTCAGCGGTGACCCAACTTGGGTTACAGAATCCATCGGCGGTATGTCCGTAGACGGAACAACACGCGTTACTAAGAACAGCTTCCGCTTCCTGCACACCCTGTACAATCTGGGACCAGCACCAGAACCTAACCTGACTGTACTGTGGTCTGAAAAACTGCCTGAAGGCTTCAAAAAATATTGTGCGAAGGTTTCCATCGAAACCAGCTCGATTCAATATGAAAATGACGATTTGATGCGTCCAATCTACGGCGACGACTACGGTATCGCTTGCTGCGTATCCGCAATGCGTATCGGTAAACAAATGCAATTCTTCGGAGCCCGCGCTAACCTGGCAAAAGCTCTGCTGTATGCAATCAACGGCGGTGTGGATGAAAAATCTGGTGCTCAAGTAGGACCTGAATATCCGCGTATCACTTCTGAATACCTGGAATACGACGAAGTAATGAAACGTTTTAAACCGATGATGGAGTGGCTGGCTAAGACTTACATGAACACACTGAATGTCATTCACTACATGCACGATAAATATTCCTACGAACGTATCGAAATGGCTCTGCATGACCGCGATATTCTGCGGACTATGGCTTGTGGTATTGCCGGTCTGTCTGTTACCGCTGACTCCCTGAGCGCAATCAAACATGCAAAAGTTAAAGTGATCCGTAACGAACAAGGTATCGCGGTTGACTTCGAAACTGAAGGTGAATTCCCTTGCTACGGTAACAATGATGATGCTGTTGACAGCATTGCAGTAGAACTGGTTGAATCGTTCATGACTATGATCCGCAAACACCATGCATACCGTGATGCTCTGCCGACACAATCGGTACTGACTATCACTTCGAACGTAGTATATGGTAAGAAAACAGGTACAACTCCTGATGGACGTAAAAAAGGCGAGCCGTTCGCACCAGGTGCTAACCCAATGCACGGACGCGACAAAAAAGGCGCTTTGGCTTCCTTGAGCTCCGTAGCTAAACTGCCTTACGAAGATAGCTTGGATGGTATCTCCAACACCTTCTCTATCGTGCCTAAAGCACTTGGTAAAGAAGAAGAAGGACGTAAATCCAATCTGGTATCGATGCTGGACGGATATTTCGGCAGCAAAGGCCACCACTTGAACGTTAACGTATTTGCCCGCGAACAATTGATGGATGCTATGGAGCACCCAGAAAACTATCCACAATTGACTATCCGCGTATCTGGTTATGCTGTTAACTTCATCAAGCTGACTCGTGAACAACAACTCGATGTTATCAACCGTACTTTCCACGGTGCAATGTAA